The window CGGTCGCCCGCGGCGAGACCCGCTCCCACCAGCGCCGAGGCAAACCGCTCGACGAGCTCACCGACCTGCTGCCAAGTGAGTGAACGCGCGCCCGAGATATCGACCAGCGCCAAGTGCCGGGGTACTTTTTCGCAGGTTCGCGCCATCAGATCCGCCACCGTGCCGGTCGGCGTACGGGCCATGTGTTCGACCTCATCTCCGCGGGAAGCAGGGGGAAAATCACAGGGATACGCAGTGTGGCACGGGTCACCAACGTCACGGTTAACTACCCACTGCGTCACATTCTTGGACCTCAAGCTTGTTGGCTACTACAAAGTAACTACCACTGAGGCCCTGATTGACGACCTCCGGCGGACACGGCCGCCGAAGACCGCGTGAGGAGTGTGCGGCTGCTTGATGACCCGCCAGACGCGACCGACCACGGCGCCCGCCGTGCCGCAGGCCCGCCCCTCGACGGATCGGGCCCTGTCGCCGCGCGACGACACCTTGCCGGTCGACGCCGATGCCGAGGCCGAACCGATGACTGAACCGGACGCCATCCCCGCGGGCCCGGACGTTCCCGACACCGACGCGGCGCACGCGGCGGCGTGGGAGCTGGTCGGCGCGGCCCAGGGCGGGGACACCCACGCCTTCGGCCTGCTCTATGACCGCTACGTCGACATGGTGTTCCGGTACGTCCTGTTCCGGGTCGGCGACCGTGAGCTGGCCGAGGACGTCACCAGTGAGACCTTCCTGCGCGCGCTGCGCAGGATCACGTCGGTCAGCTACCAGGGCCGTGACGTGGGCGCGTGGTTCGTCACCATCGCGCGCAACCTCGTGCTCGACCACGTGAAGTCCAGCCGGTTCCGGCTGGAGATCACCACGTCGGAGATCCGGGACTCCGAGCGCACGGAGGCCGGTCCCGAACAGCAGGTGATGTCGAAGGTGACCCGCGAGGCGCTGCTCGTCTGCGTCCAGCAGCTCGGCGAGGACCAGCGCGAGTGCATCGTGCTGCGGTTCCTGCAGGGCCTGTCGGTCGCCGAGACGGCGCACATCATGAACCGCAACGAGGGGGCCGTGAAGGCCCTCCAGCACCGAGCCGTGCGCAGGCTCGCACAATTGTTGCCCTCGGAAATTCGGTAAAAGGTTCACCCTGCAGAGTGGACCTGCCCAGGACGGCATCGATGCCGTAACCCCGGGCACCGGCACTCGTTTCACACAGCGGGGATCAATATCCGGTTTCCTGGGGATTCAGCAGGGCCAACACGAGTCGGAGTGGGATGGTGGAAAGCGGATCGGGGCCGCGTAGCCCGCAGGGTCGGCACGAGCGCGACGCTCGTGCCGGTCAGTCGCGCGCGGAGCTGCCCGGGTTCACCGACGACGACCTCGCGGTCGTCGACCTGCTCTCGGCCATGGCCCCGCTCACGGCGCCGTCGGGTGACGCCCGCGCCCGGATGCGGGCCAAGGTGCTCGCCGGGATCGCCGAGCCCGCCACGACCACGCACGGCCCCCGCCCGGTCCGACCCACTCGCGCGGGCCGAGCGCCCCGCGGCCGCCGTTCGGAGTCCGCCCCAAGCAACCGCCCCGAATCCGCAAGACCTGGGTCCGGGGCGCGGGGCCGGTTCGCCGTGGCCGCCATCGCGGTGCTGGCGCTGGTGTTCTCGCTGGCCGGGATGAGCCTGCTGCTGGCCCGCGACGCGCTGCCGGGCGACACCCTCTACGCGGTCAAGCGGACCGGTGAGGCCGCGGCGCTCGGACTGACGTTCGGCGATGAGGAGAAGGCGTTCAAGCACCTGCAGTTCGCCACCGCCCGCATCACCGAGATCGAGACCCTCACCCAGCGCTACCCGGACCCGGCCGACGCGCCGGTCGGCGGCTACCTCTCCGCGCTGCGCGATTTCGACAACGACGCCTCCGCCGGTTCACGCCAGCTCATCGCGCTGGCCACGGCGGGCGACGGCACCCAGCTCGAGACGCTGCGCTCCTGGGCCGACATCCAGGGCGGCAGGCTCGACGCCCTGGGCCCGCGCCTGCCGAGCGCCGCAGCCATCAGCCAGGACGCGTCCGTCGCGCTGTTGGACAAGATCGAGGCGCGGGCGACCGCGCTGTCCGCCCGGATGTCCTGCTACCAGATCACGTCCGGCTCGATCGACGACATCGGCGCCCTGCCCGCCACGGCCACCTGCGAGCGCCGGGCCGACGCCGACCTGCTGCCGACACCGGGGACCCAGGCGGGCAACGCCCCGTCGACGAACTCGACGAACGCGCCCTCGGTCGGCACCGCCGTCCCGCCGCCACCGGCGCAGCCGAGCACGCCGGGGCAGCCGGAGCCCGGCGCGCCCGTGCTGACGACACGGCCGCCGCTGGTGACGGTCCCGCCGATCCTTGGTGGACCGACTTACACCACGCCGCCGGAGAGCACCTCTTCGGCGGCGCCGACCGTCTCGCTGCCGTTACCGCTGCCCCTTCCCACGATCGCCCTCGCGCCGCTGCTCCCGGGCCTGCCCGGCGTGCAGATCGGCTGATCCGCGCCTGACACGCGGCCTGGACCAGCGCATACCGAGGGCACCGTTGTCGGTGGAACCACTAGGCTGGTGACCACGGAACGGATGACACATCCGACCCCCCGGGAGGCAAGCGGTGTCAGTACGGCGTGGGGCTGACAAGGGCTCCGAACTCGAGCGCCTCGCCGCGCTCGCGGGCGCGGCCAGTGCCGAGGCGGCCGTCGCGCTGGAGCAGCCCGATGACGACCGCGACATCGCGATGGACCTCACCGCCGCCGCCTTCTTCGACGTCGACAACACGATCATGATGGGCGCGTCGATCTTCCACTTCGCCCGCGGCCTGGCGGCGCGCAAGTTCTTCAGCAACTCCGACCTGGTGAAGTTCGCGCTGCAGCAGGTGATGTTCCGGGTAGGCGGCAAGGAATCGGCCGACGGCATCCGCAGCAGCCGCGAACAGGCCCTCTCGTTCGTCGCGGGCCACACCGTCGAGGAACTGAGCAGGCTCGGCGAGGAGATCTACGACGAGCTGATGGCCGACAAGATCTGGCCCGGCACCCGGGCGCTGGCCCAGATGCACCTCGACGCGGGCCAGCGGGTCTGGCTGGTCACCGCGACGCCGGTCGAGCTGGCCACCATCATCGCGCGCAGGCTCGGCCTCACGGGGGCGCTGGGGACGGTCGCAGAAAGCACCGACGGCGTGTTCACCGGCAAGCTGGTCGGCGAGATGCTGCACGGCCCGGCGAAGGCGCACGCGGTGCGCTCGCTGGCCGCGCGCGAGGGCTTGGACCTGCGGCGGTGCACCGCCTACTCGGACTCGTCCAACGACGTGCCGATGCTGTCGGTGGTGGGCACCGCGGTGGCGGTCAACCCGGACAGCGGGCTGCGCGAGGTCGCCCGCAAGCGCGGGTGGGAGATCCGCGACTTCCGGACCGGGCGCAAGGCGGCGAAGATCGGCGTGCCGTCGGTTCTCGGGGCTGGGGCGGTAGCGGGCGCGGTGGCGGCGGGGCTCGCGTATCGCAAGCGCGCGGTTTGAGCGTTTCGGGCTATTCCGCGATCACCTCGAGGGGCCACGGTCCGCCGGTCGCCTCCATCGAGGAGCCCTCGGCTTCGGTCAGCACGATCTTGGCGTAGATCTCATACCGGCCCGGCGCTAGTTGGCCGTCGGTGGCGCAGTCCCGGGCGCTTCCCGGTGCGTCGAACGCCGCGCTGCCGCCGGGTTCGATGTCGACCTGCCTGCCGACCAGGTCCTTCGGGACGGGAACGGAGACGATCTTGCCGTCGCGGGCGAGGTAGACGTCCGCGCCTGGGGTGGTGACTCCGGTGATCTTGGCCGTGCCGGCGATGATTGTGACCTTGCCCGTGAACTGGTCGGGTGTGGTCGTGGCCGGAAACTCACCGGTCATCTTCACCGGGCCGGAAGCACCGATCGATTCGCCGCAGCCGACCGGGACGACGTCGGCTCGGCGTTCGCCGTCGGTGGCCGAGGTGTCGGGCGCGACCGGCGCGGGGCTGGGCGGCGCGACGGGTGGTTGACCGCCCGCGCACCCGGAGGCGCACAGGGCGGCGGCGGCGATGACACGAATCCAGGACATATCTCCCAGACGTAACAGATCGCGGTTCCGGTTGCCATCGACGCGCGGGTGATCAAGGCATACGTTGGAAAGCATGCTGCCTGAGCTGCGTGTAGGTGCCCGGCTGGCCGTGCAGCGGCTGGCCACCCGCGGGTTCGCGCTCGCGGGCGACCCCCTCGCCCGACTGGCCACCGCGCCGTGGCGGTACGACCCGTACCCCATCTACGCGGGGTTGCGCGCGCACGGCGTGCACCGCAGCCGGTTCGGCTTCCACACGGTCGCGACCTACGACCTGTGTTCGCGGATCCTGCGCGATCGCACCTTCGGCGTGCGCACCCGCGACGGGCTGGAGCCGCCGCCCGCGACCCAGTCGCCGCTGCCGATGGCCACGGCGGTGATCCCCACGTTCCTGGAACAGGACCCGCCCGACCACACCCGGCTCCGGGCGCTGGCCCGGCCCGCGTTCAGCCCGCGCAAGATCGAGAACTACCGGGAGGTGGTCCGCAAGACCACGTCCCGGCTGCTCGACGACGCCATGGCGAAGGGCACCTTCGACCTGATCGCCGACTTCGCGGCGCCGCTGCCGATCGCGGTGATCTCGGACCTGCTGGGCATCCCGGACGTCGACACCGAGCGGTTCGCCCGCTACGGCCGCGTCCTCGGCGCCTCCCTGGACGGGACCACCACCCTTCGGCAGGCGCGGGCGCTGCGGGCGGCGACGGTCGACCTCCAGGCCCTGTTCAGATCCCTGATCGCCGTGCGGCGGGCCACTCCCGGCGACGACGTGATCAGCGCTCTCGTGCACTCCCTCGACGCGGGCGAGCTGACCGAACTGGAACTGGTCACGACCTGCGAACTGCTGCTGATCGCGGGCTTCGAGACGACGGCGAACCTGATCGGCAACGGGATGTGGACCTTCGCCCAGCACCCGGAGCAGTGGGAGCTGCTCCGCGCGGATCCGTCGATGGCTTTGGGGGCGGTCGAGGAAGTGCTGCGGTATGAGTCGCCGATTCAGCTGACCCAGCGGATCACCCACGCCGACTCGGTGATCGGCGACGTGGAGATTCCGGCGGACCGGATGGTGATCGTCGCGCTCGGCTCTACTGGGCGAGACCCTGGGGCGTACTCGGACCCGGATACATTCGACATCTCGCGGACGCCCGAACGCGACCATCTTGGGTTCTCCAGCGGGATCCACTACTGCCTGGGGGCGCCGCT is drawn from Actinokineospora alba and contains these coding sequences:
- a CDS encoding DUF5667 domain-containing protein encodes the protein MESGSGPRSPQGRHERDARAGQSRAELPGFTDDDLAVVDLLSAMAPLTAPSGDARARMRAKVLAGIAEPATTTHGPRPVRPTRAGRAPRGRRSESAPSNRPESARPGSGARGRFAVAAIAVLALVFSLAGMSLLLARDALPGDTLYAVKRTGEAAALGLTFGDEEKAFKHLQFATARITEIETLTQRYPDPADAPVGGYLSALRDFDNDASAGSRQLIALATAGDGTQLETLRSWADIQGGRLDALGPRLPSAAAISQDASVALLDKIEARATALSARMSCYQITSGSIDDIGALPATATCERRADADLLPTPGTQAGNAPSTNSTNAPSVGTAVPPPPAQPSTPGQPEPGAPVLTTRPPLVTVPPILGGPTYTTPPESTSSAAPTVSLPLPLPLPTIALAPLLPGLPGVQIG
- a CDS encoding cytochrome P450, coding for MLPELRVGARLAVQRLATRGFALAGDPLARLATAPWRYDPYPIYAGLRAHGVHRSRFGFHTVATYDLCSRILRDRTFGVRTRDGLEPPPATQSPLPMATAVIPTFLEQDPPDHTRLRALARPAFSPRKIENYREVVRKTTSRLLDDAMAKGTFDLIADFAAPLPIAVISDLLGIPDVDTERFARYGRVLGASLDGTTTLRQARALRAATVDLQALFRSLIAVRRATPGDDVISALVHSLDAGELTELELVTTCELLLIAGFETTANLIGNGMWTFAQHPEQWELLRADPSMALGAVEEVLRYESPIQLTQRITHADSVIGDVEIPADRMVIVALGSTGRDPGAYSDPDTFDISRTPERDHLGFSSGIHYCLGAPLARMEAEIALSALAERLPAVRVLRRPRWRSTTVIRGLRSLPMRS
- a CDS encoding sigma-70 family RNA polymerase sigma factor, whose protein sequence is MTEPDAIPAGPDVPDTDAAHAAAWELVGAAQGGDTHAFGLLYDRYVDMVFRYVLFRVGDRELAEDVTSETFLRALRRITSVSYQGRDVGAWFVTIARNLVLDHVKSSRFRLEITTSEIRDSERTEAGPEQQVMSKVTREALLVCVQQLGEDQRECIVLRFLQGLSVAETAHIMNRNEGAVKALQHRAVRRLAQLLPSEIR
- a CDS encoding HAD family hydrolase — its product is MSVRRGADKGSELERLAALAGAASAEAAVALEQPDDDRDIAMDLTAAAFFDVDNTIMMGASIFHFARGLAARKFFSNSDLVKFALQQVMFRVGGKESADGIRSSREQALSFVAGHTVEELSRLGEEIYDELMADKIWPGTRALAQMHLDAGQRVWLVTATPVELATIIARRLGLTGALGTVAESTDGVFTGKLVGEMLHGPAKAHAVRSLAAREGLDLRRCTAYSDSSNDVPMLSVVGTAVAVNPDSGLREVARKRGWEIRDFRTGRKAAKIGVPSVLGAGAVAGAVAAGLAYRKRAV